The DNA region GGAGAGGCATGCTATATTCACATGGCTAGGTACATGgcatagaagcagaaaaaagaTCAGGAATGCAGGGTTATACCGCGTTCGTCTCGAGGTATGATTTAAGATTCATGCCAAATATTCCTACAGAAGAAATACCAGGGCATTACTCTAAGAGTGGTGCAGCAAATAAACTTGAGAAATAACATGAGATGAAACATAATTTACAAAACAAAAAGTTAAGATTCCTATACCTGCAACTAATGCTCCTACTGCAACACAAAATGTTCCCACTTGAAGAAGCAGCTCCACTCTACTTACTTCAAGTCGTCGGGAACTGCAAGATTCCCAAAGCAATGGTAAGCAAAAACTTAGTCCATTGCATGCTGACATTTAGAGCAACGTTGCTAAATTCACTTCTCATGACAGAATTAGCAGTGTTTCATAATTACTGATTGTAGGATGCAGGATTCAGAGAACAACCATGAAACAGCAGAAAGAGTTGAGAGGCGGCAAGTAACATGCAAAGTTTCTGTCTTGACTTTTGAGGCATGTAGATACTAAGTTACTGTCCTATTTTGAGTGACTTCTTTATATATTCATACTAATTCAAGTTGAGGAGCATGCTTTAATATACAAACCTGGCCAACTTCAATCCAGAAAAGGACAAAAAGGGGGCGTACCCAGTAATTCAGAAAAAAAGAAATGAAGGGAAAAAAGTATCGGTTTTATGTGCCCTGGTTGAAGCGATAAATATACTAATTTATTGGCCATGTGGCAGAAGCTGGTTTGTTTATATTCAAAGTTGTACATCTTTGAATTCTTATTGGTgtatttaatttaaatatttcgAACTCTATAGGCAGAAAAAAATCCACACAATTGCATATGTCATCAATTATAGTTTAGTAACAGATGCATTAGTGAAAGAGAGAACATGCAGCATTTCTTAGAGCTCGGGTGGTGAGAATGGACAGACAGACCTCAAGTTCACAGCAATTGAGTCTTCCATTTCTCTTGCAGAATCCAGAAGTCTCTCTGCTTGACCATGGCACGATTCACATCTGACAGAATGCACAATGAAATGACACGTTAGCCAGCAAGAAAAAGCAAGAAACCAAAAAAACTTAGTGTTTGCTGGGATGAGAAGAATACCGTTGAAGATAATTTTCCAATAACATTTCaatttcttcctcttcctctgttGAAGCCAAAAAGGTCACAAATAAATCAAGTAAAAGTCAATTTGCTTCCAACGAATTGTAGATCACAAGTCATAAAAGGAGAGCTAAAGGAACCCAATCTCCCAATTGAATAAAATTATAATCCTGTCCAATTTTTATTCAAGTTGCCTCTTCCTTTTCGCTAAAATTACTTCTTAATAAACCATTACATGGTACTTGTACTTTGACATCTAAAATCGCATCCTTATGTGTAACGCACGTAATGTATAAATACATATGCCTGCTACTATAAGATTTCTTCTAGGTAAATAAATAGCAGAGTTACATAGACTAAGCTGTGCAAATCCTTGATTTGTTTGCAAATATCAAAGTGTTTAAATAGGCAATAAGCTTTTCTAATGACATTTCATTGATTGACAGATTAAGTATCCTGCTAAGGATTAAAAATCAGAATGATAAATAAAGCTGTACCTTCAGCAATCTGCTTATCTAAAGGAACAGAGCACTCCATGTGATCATCCAATCTATCAAGTGTGCAATTTCTCCCCATTATGCATATTCGGCGGATTTCATGAGGATCTTCTAGGAGATCAATGAGCATTTGTTTGAGGTCACCTGCTCGTGAACCCAGCTCAACCTTGACACATGAATACATTCATAAAATCGTAATCAAGCTTGAAAAATAGACATATAAAATGATTCAAAAGTGCAGTTTTATACCAATGCTTGTTTACTTAGACGAAGCTGCTCCAAGACATCAGCGGTCAACCGATTTGGTAGAACTTCAAGCAATGCAGCCACCTGAGATGCAAACCCAAAGAAATGTTTGGTCAACAAAGGTTTAAGTGCTTGACTAACATAGGATTGGACACAAATGCCAAAAAAAAGACATATGGTTGCATAGCAACCACCAATATATGAGGAGCAGCTCATACACTTTATTTCACAGAAGTGAAATAAAATACTACAGTAGTAAACTACCTAGATCAGCACATTGGTAATGCAGAGTAAACTTGGTAGGGCTCTTCACTGCTGTATCTCATGAAAAAGGAGCAGAGTCAAGAGCTGATGACAAATTAATGGGTTAAGCTTTTTGAAAGTGGCAAAGTGCTGCGATGAGCATTTGGTACAGCATGGCCAGTCTCAGGTCTGCTGGGAACCAAGAGAAGATTCTCAGCTCTATAATTAGTCACTTAGTAGACCAAACTGGGAGTAAATAATTTCTTATTCTGTGTACTGGTTGATGTATCTGAAGATCAGAAGCTCTGATTTGTTCAGATAGGAAATGTGTTATAGGAATTTGCAGTTGAGCTTTTGAAAGGAATACAAGAAATGGAAATAAGGGGAAGCATTGCTTTTTGAATGCCACTGTATGTACTGTGAATGCTGTCTAAATTGAAATTCAAAGAAATAGCTCAAGGAGGCATAGACTTCTGTGGTGCTTACACTAGGCTCAATCTTCATTAGTCTCTGCTCCAATCTTAGTATTCTAGAAAGAAGTGCAGCTTCAACAACCTAAACACAAGAAAATCACAATTATAGATCAGTTCATATTTCCAATATTTGGCACACTGACGCTTTCAACTTGCTTGAAAATGCAAGCATGCCGCAATTTTTTGATGCTGACGAAATACAATAAAATACCGGACTACCTTTATTTTAAACAAAATTTAATGTAATATTAATTAAGATCAGCCAAGATAAAATACAACCATTGATTAGTGTACAAGGGATTATGCTTGTACACCGGAAAGTCTTGCCTGAACTGAATAATTAGCCTGGATGCTGATGCAAATATATTAATTTTCACAAGAAGCACTTAACGATGTCCTACTTTGTTTATCTATTGAAAGTACAATGCAGATGTAAACAGAAATATGCAGCCGTATTAGCAATCCCTGAATCCTATGTAACTTAAATTAGCAGACTACTTTTGATGGGAGACTGAGAAGAAAATGAGCAGCATATCATTATATCAACGACTGCTCCCCAACTGCAAGGATTACTGTATAGATCCATTACCTCAAGCTGAAAAGGCATTGCGGGCCCACCATTGATGTTTCTTGGATTTAACCTTGGCAGTAATAGCTCTAAAAAGGCCTTCCCTCCTTGACTACTCAAGTTACAAAAAATAAAATCAATAAGTGTATAAAGAGATATATGGAAAATTTTGAAAAAAGGAAGTAACTTGTTATTATTAAAGGTGACAACTGACCTGTTATAGTTAAATATAAGAACACGCTCATACATAGCAATTGCTCGCAAGGAACCAAGATTGATTAAAATAGCTTGTTCACGTACCTGTAATAAATGATGAAACATGATTTTTCACATGCTATAGAAAGGATGGTGTTTAGGAGGGATATGAATAACAGTGCAAGGATACAACAGAAACAACACCGAAATACAAAATAAGGAAAGAACAGCATCCCAATTAAAATGCTTAATACATGAGTTTACAAAATGAAAGGGAGCAGAAATATTCTAGATGTAAATATGCAGTAACTTTTCTCAATATTAACTCAATATATCATGAAAATTACTAAAACAGTTAGGCAAACACCATGCAAGCAGAAAAGTAAGACAGAAATGGTATGATTGCCCTTCATCAAATACAAGTATTTGTGCATTCCTTGATCTACTACAAAAAATGAAAAAACCGAGTAGCTCGGACAAAAAAAATGCAGTGAAGGCAAAACAGTTATATTGTCTTTCGGACTAGTATACACATCATGGTAATACTGATAATCAATACAACTGAAACATGTAGCATAGCATGAATAAAGGAAAGTCTACATAGTTATGTATTGAATGTGCTTATTACCAGCAGGGAAGGCATTGAATTCATTAACCATAATGATGGGTCAACGCTTCGAGTATCACGTAAACGGAGGCCTAGCAGGACAAAAGTTGAAAATCAGAAGATATCCTTCTTTCATGTGCTTGGAAATCACAAGATAGATAGTAAATCACACGAACTGGGCATTTCAGCTAAAGGTGGTACAAAATGAAGTTGATGTAGAGGGTGCTTGAGAAACACGTTCCTTTTACATACCACTAGATTTCAGTAGCTGCCGCCGGCTTATTTTTTTGGTGGACATCCTCCCAGTAGATCTCACTTCTATCACCTGGGTAAAGTTCGATTCCCGGAGAAAGGTTAATGACTATGTATTTTGCAGGGATGTGAATCCCGAAATCTGTAATGTGCCTAACTGCCTATCATCAACTCAACATTAAGCCAACCTACAATTACATACAAATGTCACATAGCAAACATGAAGACAATTGATTTGTGCAAAAACGCAAACGAGCACGTATGCCTATTTAGATTTGGATACGCAATGCTGAATGACGGATGTTGACTGGCAAGCAACAATGCAATATGAAACACCGTGTGAACAATTCAGTAAGAAGCCATTTCAGGTTCAAAGCTTTGCTTACTGGCCGCCTACCTCATACACGGGCTCCTTGATGCCAAGCGAGATGTAATCCGCGGCGAACCGCCCCGAGCCCCTGGAcgcgtcctccctcgccacACCACCATCACCACTTCCCCCATCCTCCTCGCCTTCCTTCCTCACCTCCACCTCCtcttcgtcgtcctcctccacctcctccttggTCACGGCCTGCCCGTCCTTCCCCTCCGCGGCCAGAATCGGCAGCGGCAGGAGCCCTCCCTTCCTCACGCTCGAGAGCGCTGGAGGCAGCCTCGGCAGGCGGTAGCGCAGGCATGCTCCTGCGCTGGCGCCGGGCGGCTGCAGGAGCGgcagcgggaggaggaggaggccggccTGCGACGACGCGGACAGCGGCACGGACGCCATGGCGGGCGCATCAACCGCGGGATCGCGCGCGCTGAAAGCTCCTCCCCGATGCTATACAGCTTTGGTAATGGGCCTAATGGCTATTTTCCGGCTCGAAGGCGACGGAGCGAGCGAAGCGGGAAGACGCTATCCGGAGTTCCGGACACCTGTGGTTGGGCTCGTGGCTGTGCGGGCTCCTGGGAGGGGCGACCTGAGCCGTCGATCACCGATCAACGGTCCCGGATGAGGCGGTTGGTGCTGGCTGGTGGGTCCCAGTTCGCGAGCGACAAGTGCCTGGTGGAGATTAGTTTGTGGTGGCAGACTTTGGGAGCTTTGCCGTTGCAAATGCTGTTCCTGTTCGGGCTTGCATGGCTGGCCGGCCGGGCCGGGGACGCCGCCGAAACCGATGGGTCGTGTCGCTCGACCGGGCCAGACGCGCGCAGACACTGGCGTCAGCGTCAGCCCGTCGCTATGTTCAGCTTGTCACGCAGCGTGACGTGTTTGTGAGTAGCGACTAGCGACACCTGCGTCTGCTGGGACTAGAATGTTCGTAGACCATGTGATCCCAAATTGGTGGAACACGCATTCCAGTCGAATCCGGGACGTAATCAACGGAAAGATTCAATTTTCATTTTTCAGAAATCATAAATACTCCCTCCGCTCTAAATTATAGATTATTTTGTCAAATCTgatattttttttttgctaaAGCTAATTTGGATAAAACATTCCTCTTTGTGAATTGAATGTGATTGAGGGGGAAAACGAActcctccagtcctctccaatcCACATATAGGTGGTCCTGAAGATCAATTGATGGCCATGGGCCCCAAACACATGCCCGTGGATATTGCACATTTCTTGTGCCAGTACCCTCGGCATAACTGAAAAGTATTTCTAAAAACTTTGAGGTCTACAACTACAGCTACAGCTACTGGAGATCAAAGGGCCAGTGCTCATGAAGGAGGACAAGCAACCGAGAATGGCAAGTAGAATAAGTTGTACGCCTCAGCTACTTCCATGTACCACATTGCTTCTCGGTCCGTCTGGTCAGAGAGGTCGACCATCTTATGCACCTGCACCAATCAAGTTCGCAGATCATTATTGATCGATTAAAAATAAGCTGCTGTTTTGGAGATAAAGATTGTATTATTATCTAAAATTGAGTTGGCAATTTCCCTCAAAGACTCACCAGAGCACTTCATTAGTGGATCTAAATAAGCATCTGAAACATCACATGTCAAAACAGAATAAAATGATGTAATGTCCACAGGTATTATCATTTCTCCTTTTTCCCAGAAATGATTGAAGGAAATTCTTCTAAACCTGCTTAACCAAATATCTTTAAAATTTAGGAGTGACATGCATGCtatatgaaaatttatgaaaggAAAACGGACAGCACCCTGAACATTGTCCAAGTTAGATGCTAAACAGCTCCCACCACTGAAACCAATAAACTTTTAGTACTTCAGCACTGGTATGTCTTAGCATATTGAGCGATAGGCTTAAGTCTTAACCTAAGAGGAGAAAATTACATATGGCTTTTCTTTTCAATTTCCTCTTATTCAAGGAAGAACCAGCAAGGTTTGACCAGGCAGGTTTTTGCTTAGGGTGGAAAATAATGTTCAATTAATTAAACTAAACAGGTCAGTTGTGACCTTAGGGTAACCACTTCGCACCCTTATGTTTGCTGAATTGAACTTTTTGAATCATTCAAAATGGAATAT from Panicum hallii strain FIL2 chromosome 9, PHallii_v3.1, whole genome shotgun sequence includes:
- the LOC112874370 gene encoding magnesium transporter MRS2-A, chloroplastic, yielding MASVPLSASSQAGLLLLPLPLLQPPGASAGACLRYRLPRLPPALSSVRKGGLLPLPILAAEGKDGQAVTKEEVEEDDEEEVEVRKEGEEDGGSGDGGVAREDASRGSGRFAADYISLGIKEPVYEVIEVRSTGRMSTKKISRRQLLKSSGLRLRDTRSVDPSLWLMNSMPSLLVREQAILINLGSLRAIAMYERVLIFNYNSQGGKAFLELLLPRLNPRNINGGPAMPFQLEVVEAALLSRILRLEQRLMKIEPSVAALLEVLPNRLTADVLEQLRLSKQALVELGSRAGDLKQMLIDLLEDPHEIRRICIMGRNCTLDRLDDHMECSVPLDKQIAEEEEEEIEMLLENYLQRCESCHGQAERLLDSAREMEDSIAVNLSSRRLEVSRVELLLQVGTFCVAVGALVAGIFGMNLKSYLETNAWAFWATTGGIVVGALAGFFLMYSYLKARKIL